In one Desulfoferula mesophila genomic region, the following are encoded:
- a CDS encoding MBL fold metallo-hydrolase, with protein sequence MPAEQAVRLSFTVVVDNNVDIFLPSSGPLRYPSPGPQSMLLGAQGFSAWLEVEGPGGETTRLLYDFGRGGPALLNNLRLLGLDPAQADYLVLSHGHIDHYGGLRDITEAYDIKAPLITHPRTFGERGVKKPGGQVAGPWVLDREETAAWLGARPILADSPTPLGPGLWVSGGIPRQSPRDVLWPGGLRREDGQWQPDNLEDDQALVVNLAGRGLVVITGCCHAGVFNTIAAAQAICPGVPLYALVGGLHLNFLDAAQLEGVVAGLLEENPGLVLPMHCTGALAQQTLRNRLGARCPFTTVGMTLALD encoded by the coding sequence GTGCCCGCCGAACAAGCCGTGCGCCTGAGCTTCACCGTGGTGGTGGACAACAACGTGGACATATTCCTGCCCAGCTCGGGGCCTCTGCGCTATCCCTCGCCCGGCCCCCAGTCCATGCTGCTGGGCGCCCAGGGGTTTTCCGCCTGGCTGGAGGTGGAGGGCCCCGGCGGCGAGACCACCCGCCTGCTATATGACTTCGGCCGGGGCGGCCCGGCGCTTTTAAACAACTTGCGGCTGCTGGGCCTGGACCCGGCCCAGGCCGACTACCTGGTGCTCAGCCACGGACACATCGACCATTACGGCGGCTTGCGCGATATCACCGAGGCCTACGACATCAAGGCGCCCCTCATCACCCACCCGCGCACCTTTGGCGAGCGGGGGGTCAAAAAACCCGGCGGCCAGGTGGCCGGGCCCTGGGTGTTGGACCGCGAGGAGACCGCCGCCTGGCTGGGCGCCCGGCCCATCCTGGCCGACAGCCCCACCCCCCTGGGACCGGGCCTGTGGGTCAGCGGCGGCATCCCCCGCCAAAGCCCGCGCGACGTGCTCTGGCCCGGCGGCCTGCGCCGCGAGGACGGCCAGTGGCAGCCCGACAACCTGGAAGACGACCAGGCCCTGGTGGTCAACCTGGCCGGACGGGGCCTGGTGGTCATCACCGGCTGCTGCCACGCCGGGGTATTCAACACCATCGCCGCGGCCCAGGCTATCTGCCCCGGCGTGCCGCTCTACGCCCTGGTGGGCGGACTGCACCTGAATTTCCTGGACGCGGCCCAACTGGAGGGCGTGGTGGCCGGGCTGCTGGAGGAGAACCCCGGACTGGTGCTGCCCATGCATTGCACCGGGGCCCTGGCCCAGCAGACGCTGCGCAACCGCCTGGGGGCCCGCTGCCCCTTTACCACCGTGGGCATGACCCTGGCCCTGGACTGA
- a CDS encoding TAXI family TRAP transporter solute-binding subunit, whose product MAVKKWLATCLALSLLLALGVLSVGVPSAWAYDIRWGTAPAGGVWQALGTAMVEDTIKANPKLKGSTMPIGGAANVIATNAGKINAAFSFSTTAAEAWQGIEYFKKQGKLNNIRELAVIFPEPSQIVVNADSGISDIPQLKGKKVTPGPKGSAIAVVSRYVLEAYGLSFKSIDTRFLSFAEAGKQFIDGHIDAILYGAMAYPAPPILNAASQRKIKMLPLSEEVIDKLVKSHKGLEPYTLPKGSYPGVDQEMPGIIANVVVIANKDMPDEVAYAIVKSIDQNFDRYGKMIKAMRLGKRQDMAKDVGIPMHPGAVKYYKEKGWIK is encoded by the coding sequence ATGGCTGTTAAAAAATGGTTGGCGACTTGCCTGGCCCTGAGCCTGCTCCTGGCCCTGGGCGTATTGAGCGTCGGAGTCCCCAGCGCGTGGGCCTACGACATCCGCTGGGGCACCGCTCCGGCCGGCGGAGTGTGGCAGGCCCTGGGCACGGCCATGGTGGAAGACACCATCAAGGCCAACCCCAAGCTCAAGGGTTCCACCATGCCCATAGGCGGCGCGGCCAACGTTATCGCCACCAACGCCGGCAAGATCAACGCCGCCTTCAGTTTTTCCACCACCGCCGCCGAGGCCTGGCAGGGCATCGAGTACTTCAAGAAGCAGGGCAAGCTCAACAACATCCGCGAACTGGCGGTCATCTTCCCCGAGCCCAGCCAGATCGTGGTCAACGCCGATTCGGGCATAAGCGACATCCCCCAGCTCAAGGGCAAGAAGGTCACCCCCGGCCCCAAGGGCAGCGCCATCGCGGTGGTCTCGCGCTACGTGCTGGAGGCCTACGGGCTTAGCTTCAAGAGCATCGACACCCGCTTTTTGAGCTTCGCCGAGGCGGGCAAGCAGTTCATCGACGGCCACATCGACGCCATCCTCTACGGGGCCATGGCCTACCCCGCGCCGCCCATCCTCAACGCGGCCAGCCAGCGCAAGATCAAGATGCTGCCCCTGTCCGAGGAAGTCATCGACAAGCTGGTCAAGAGCCACAAGGGTCTGGAGCCCTACACCCTGCCCAAGGGCAGCTATCCCGGCGTGGATCAGGAGATGCCCGGCATCATCGCCAACGTGGTGGTCATCGCCAACAAGGACATGCCCGACGAGGTGGCCTACGCCATCGTGAAAAGCATCGACCAAAACTTCGACCGCTACGGCAAGATGATCAAGGCCATGCGGCTGGGCAAGCGCCAGGACATGGCCAAGGACGTGGGCATCCCCATGCATCCGGGCGCCGTGAAGTATTACAAGGAAAAGGGCTGGATCAAGTAG
- a CDS encoding TRAP transporter permease codes for MSEERKSWREYWRAKSWQAKSATLVAAVLALFQIYTALFGAFDALIQRAIHLGLGLILLFLVRPGLIRAKGKPRPSWLDWVFLFVSGAATAYLALNYDWVTEERFPFITELSPWEMTLGIAMVLIVLEATRRMFNKGLFFVVLAFLIYPLLGPYLWGPFHTSAVTFKDMVDFNYLSLGGIFGIPLGVSATEIALFVIFGAVLLHTGGAMLFSNLATTLTGNMVGGPAKVAVVASSLMGTITGSGAANVATTGVVTIPMMKNAGYRPEFAGAVEAVASTGGQIMPPVMGAAAFVMSAFSGIPYSTIIYYALFPAVLYYISVFITVDLEARKNRLPGLKVDVTPGQTMRDYGHMLIPLALLIYMLVAGYSPSMAGGVGVVSALVICQLRKTTRLNLAGILNALEAGCKGMLIVTISTAAAGIIVGSVDLTGLGNRLGTAFVDLAGGHLLLGLMMAMVIALILGAGMPTTPAYIVQVATVIPALMALGLPAHVAHLFAFYFSCLSLISPPVAAAAFTAAAIAGADGWKTGWAATRIGIVAFVVPFMFAYDQSLLLEGPLGKMAMDMGTAILGAACFAVAGVGYLLGKLNTPERGLAFVIGILLIMPVKAYSLAGLALLALLVLWQLYRRKKSPLTVIPD; via the coding sequence GTGAGCGAGGAGCGCAAAAGCTGGCGCGAATATTGGAGGGCCAAGTCCTGGCAGGCCAAAAGCGCCACCCTGGTGGCGGCGGTTCTGGCCCTGTTCCAGATATACACCGCCCTGTTCGGGGCCTTCGACGCCCTCATCCAGCGGGCCATCCACCTGGGCCTGGGGTTGATCCTGCTGTTTCTGGTACGCCCCGGCCTTATCCGGGCCAAGGGCAAGCCCCGGCCTTCCTGGCTGGACTGGGTGTTCCTGTTCGTGTCCGGGGCGGCCACCGCCTACCTGGCCCTCAACTACGACTGGGTCACCGAGGAGCGCTTCCCCTTCATCACCGAGCTTTCCCCCTGGGAGATGACCCTGGGCATCGCCATGGTGCTCATCGTGCTGGAGGCCACCCGGCGCATGTTCAACAAGGGCCTGTTCTTCGTGGTGCTGGCCTTTCTCATCTACCCCCTGCTGGGGCCCTACCTCTGGGGTCCCTTCCACACCTCGGCGGTCACCTTCAAGGACATGGTTGATTTCAACTACCTGTCCCTGGGGGGCATCTTCGGCATCCCCCTGGGGGTGTCGGCCACGGAGATCGCCCTGTTCGTCATTTTCGGGGCGGTGCTGCTGCACACCGGCGGGGCCATGCTCTTCAGCAACCTGGCCACCACCCTCACCGGCAACATGGTGGGCGGCCCGGCCAAGGTGGCCGTGGTGGCCAGCTCGCTCATGGGCACCATCACCGGCAGCGGCGCGGCCAACGTGGCCACCACCGGGGTGGTGACCATCCCCATGATGAAAAACGCGGGCTACCGCCCCGAGTTCGCCGGGGCGGTGGAGGCGGTGGCCTCCACCGGCGGGCAGATCATGCCCCCGGTGATGGGCGCGGCCGCCTTCGTGATGAGCGCCTTCTCGGGCATCCCCTACTCCACCATCATCTACTACGCCCTGTTCCCGGCGGTGCTCTACTACATCAGCGTGTTCATCACCGTGGACCTGGAGGCCCGCAAGAACCGCCTGCCGGGCCTGAAGGTGGACGTCACCCCCGGCCAGACCATGCGCGACTACGGCCACATGCTCATCCCCCTGGCGCTGCTCATCTACATGCTGGTGGCCGGCTACAGCCCCAGCATGGCCGGCGGGGTGGGCGTGGTCTCGGCCCTGGTCATCTGCCAGTTGCGCAAGACCACCCGCCTGAACCTGGCGGGCATCCTGAACGCCCTGGAAGCGGGCTGCAAGGGCATGCTCATCGTTACCATCTCCACCGCCGCCGCGGGCATCATCGTGGGCAGCGTGGACCTCACCGGCCTGGGCAACCGCCTGGGCACCGCTTTCGTGGACCTGGCCGGCGGGCACCTGCTCTTGGGCCTGATGATGGCCATGGTCATCGCCCTGATCCTGGGGGCGGGCATGCCCACCACCCCGGCCTACATCGTGCAGGTGGCCACGGTGATCCCCGCCCTGATGGCCCTGGGCCTGCCCGCCCACGTGGCCCACTTGTTCGCCTTCTACTTCTCCTGCCTGTCGCTCATCTCCCCACCGGTGGCCGCCGCCGCCTTCACCGCCGCGGCCATAGCCGGGGCCGACGGCTGGAAGACGGGCTGGGCCGCCACCCGCATAGGCATCGTGGCCTTCGTGGTGCCCTTCATGTTCGCCTACGACCAGAGCCTGCTCTTGGAAGGGCCTCTGGGGAAGATGGCCATGGACATGGGCACCGCCATATTGGGCGCGGCCTGCTTCGCGGTGGCCGGGGTTGGCTATCTATTGGGCAAGCTCAACACCCCGGAACGCGGCCTGGCCTTTGTCATCGGAATTTTGTTGATCATGCCGGTAAAAGCCTACAGCTTGGCCGGGCTGGCCCTGCTGGCCCTGTTGGTGCTGTGGCAGCTTTACCGGAGAAAAAAATCTCCCTTAACCGTTATCCCCGACTAA